The nucleotide sequence ggcaggAGTAAACAGGTCATCGGAGGAGGCCGAGATGATCATTAAGTTTAACATCGCCTACAATATTGCAAAAGAAGAAGTTCCGTTTACTAAGTTCAAGTCAGAAATAACTCTTCACAAGAAAAATGGCTTGGACATAAACCCCACATACAGCAATGATGTTGCGTGCGCCCAGTTTATAGGCGTCATCGctgacacactgaaaaaaaagacgTCAGTGGAAATTGCGAACAGTGCATACATGGCATTCCTGATCGATGGAGACACAGACATCGCCACAAAAGAATGCGTCATTGTGTACGCTCGTATCTTGCAAAAAGGAAGACCAGTGAATATACTGATTGGACACATTGAGGTCGAGCATGCCCATGCCAAAGGTAAGCCATGTCATGTCATGTCACGTAGCCTATgtaaataatataattaatattaCGTCTTTTTACTGCATTAACCATATGTAGCATATTCTTATCATTGAAAATCAAACATAGCAATAATACATGAATatagaaactgaaactgaaaaagacTGCATTGTAAACTCTTGATCTGATAAGTaaatggtatttttttttattagtttaggTGTTTATGCTGCCTCAAAGAAAGCATTTGCTGCTCTTGGGGACCAGTGCAGTAACTGGTTGGAGAAAATCATTGCTATGGGGGCTGATGGTGCTGCTGTTAACTTGGGCAGCAAAGGGGGTGTCATAGCCCTTCTGCAGCAGGAGGCAGGTGACCACATTGTGCCATTCCACTGTATGCCTCACAGGTAAGACTAGAAGACAAGAAATGCCTGACACTCTAAAGTCACTGTGGGTTAATTTCTTTTATAGAGAAGATATAACtacattttaaagtttactATCTTTTCAGATTGGAATTGGCAATGTTGTCAGTTCAGAGGGACATTCCAATGATCAGGCAGTTGTATGACCTTCTCCATTTAATTTGGAAGACGTACCATTTCAGCCCAAAATCAATGAGAGAGCTCAGGGTCATTGGGGCTGACTTGGGAGTAAATGTGCTGGTGCCCAGTGGGGTGAAGGGAACAAGGTGGCTCCCACATGTTTCAAGAGCCCTGGAGACCTTTCTGAAACCAGGCCAGTTCACTACTGTGTACCGCCACATGGACTATTTGGCAGGTTCCTCTGCCAATGTAGACATTGCAGGCCGAGCTACAAAGGTCAGTGCATTATTTCTGaatattctttttatttcagcAAATTACGCAATTATTATtgactttatattttttaagaatGTAGTTCATCAGTGTTCTAGGTGACTAATTTTTATTGTTGTATCATACAGGTTAAGAAATCAATGGAAGATGCCACTTTTGTGGCCTTTtgccattttattacagatgtgTTCAGTGGCATTAGTAAGTTTAGCCTCCTACTTCAAAGAAATGATGTCATCCTACCACAGGTAAGTGAGATGAAGTGGGATGTGTATATTTGAATTGTGTTTGTGGTCATCttcaacttttttaaaaatacagcaCTGTTATACCCAAACAGGTCATTTGCAGCCTGGAACAACTGCTGGTGACCACAGAGGTAATGGTTGCAAGACCCAAGCCTCATGGAAGACTGTCAGAGTTCCTGACTGATATGAGGCTGCAGAGGAGGCTAAAGCAGGATAAAGAGGGTGAAATGGCAGTCTACAAATTCCAGGTAGGCCTACATATAGCTGTGTCTCGTATTTAAACAGAGAAcactatttattattttatgattATTTCTTATTTACATTTGCACAAATCTTTCTAATATCAATATCACAATCTCTATTTATCATTTATGCAATACACAGACAATAACACTCAAAGGAGAGGCATCAAATCTGGCTGAAGATGGTGTTGCTGCCActaaacttaaaaaagtaatgGATGCAACAATCAAATCCACTGTGAAAAATCTGAAAGCAAGATTCAGTAGTCTCCTAGGCAAGTGTATTAAATACATGTAGataagaaatatttttattattgttaacagcat is from Oreochromis niloticus isolate F11D_XX linkage group LG20, O_niloticus_UMD_NMBU, whole genome shotgun sequence and encodes:
- the LOC109196261 gene encoding zinc finger protein 862 isoform X2, yielding MGADGAAVNLGSKGGVIALLQQEAGDHIVPFHCMPHRLELAMLSVQRDIPMIRQLYDLLHLIWKTYHFSPKSMRELRVIGADLGVNVLVPSGVKGTRWLPHVSRALETFLKPGQFTTVYRHMDYLAGSSANVDIAGRATKVKKSMEDATFVAFCHFITDVFSGISKFSLLLQRNDVILPQVICSLEQLLVTTEVMVARPKPHGRLSEFLTDMRLQRRLKQDKEGEMAVYKFQTITLKGEASNLAEDGVAATKLKKVMDATIKSTVKNLKARFSSLLEESASESATTKAVKCFNIFTHDSWPENKEDLVDHGADDLAFLLDHFSTVLRRNSVNAELAKEEFVSLKLLIAKMFKDKTYLSLWELMLTREPYCSEYKNILHLVHIMLVLPVSAAVCERGFSAQKRIKSDTRASLHSETVDDLIRISVEGPSLEDFDARESVASWFTQGERSRRPNYRSWPSEGHVTAMEDSS
- the LOC109196261 gene encoding zinc finger protein 862 isoform X1, translating into MKRTIDNFFVKLRPDQSKILSQRSDTEPSTSQFLSNTGPETASKNEPHTIDSQPEPSESKSEKMYKFRIEWLDQFPWLRYSQADNMMHCIYCRECGKTMAGNTAFVTGANTFRLETLKKHTVSRKHIICRDKCTAQMSPLPTAFQRQAGVNRSSEEAEMIIKFNIAYNIAKEEVPFTKFKSEITLHKKNGLDINPTYSNDVACAQFIGVIADTLKKKTSVEIANSAYMAFLIDGDTDIATKECVIVYARILQKGRPVNILIGHIEVEHAHAKGVYAASKKAFAALGDQCSNWLEKIIAMGADGAAVNLGSKGGVIALLQQEAGDHIVPFHCMPHRLELAMLSVQRDIPMIRQLYDLLHLIWKTYHFSPKSMRELRVIGADLGVNVLVPSGVKGTRWLPHVSRALETFLKPGQFTTVYRHMDYLAGSSANVDIAGRATKVKKSMEDATFVAFCHFITDVFSGISKFSLLLQRNDVILPQVICSLEQLLVTTEVMVARPKPHGRLSEFLTDMRLQRRLKQDKEGEMAVYKFQTITLKGEASNLAEDGVAATKLKKVMDATIKSTVKNLKARFSSLLEESASESATTKAVKCFNIFTHDSWPENKEDLVDHGADDLAFLLDHFSTVLRRNSVNAELAKEEFVSLKLLIAKMFKDKTYLSLWELMLTREPYCSEYKNILHLVHIMLVLPVSAAVCERGFSAQKRIKSDTRASLHSETVDDLIRISVEGPSLEDFDARESVASWFTQGERSRRPNYRSWPSEGHVTAMEDSS